A region of Allocoleopsis franciscana PCC 7113 DNA encodes the following proteins:
- the pyrG gene encoding glutamine hydrolyzing CTP synthase yields the protein MTKFVFVTGGVVSSIGKGIVAASLGRLLKSRDYSVSILKLDPYINVDPGTMSPFQHGEVFVTADGAETDLDLGHYERFTDTLMSRLNSVTTGSIYQAVINKERRGDYMGGTVQVIPHITNEIKERIHRVAKNTNPDVVITEIGGTVGDIESLPFLEAIRQFRKDVGRNNVLYMHVTLLPWIPAAGEMKTKPTQHSVKELRSIGIQPDMLVCRCDRPLQPGLKEKLSEFCDVPVASVITSQDASSIYEVPLNLEREGLAHQALELLQLEQREPDLSQWQTIIERLYCPTHEIEIALVGKYIRLNDAYLSVVEALRHAAIAMGSELNVRWVNSEDIEAYGAEHFLAGVNGILVPGGFGCRGVEGKIAAIQYARENKIPFLGLCLGMQCAVIEWAQNVAKLEDANSAEFAPQASNPVINLLPEQQDVVDLGGTMRLGLYPCRLTPNTLAFMLYKEEVIYERHRHRYEFNNAYRNLFLDTGYAISGTSPDGRLVEMIELPQHPFFIATQFHPEFSSRPSAPHPLFQGFIQASGRAAHGEAPIAPSVTSSEPSPAEVSQPMSTVTPS from the coding sequence ATGACTAAGTTTGTCTTTGTAACTGGCGGCGTCGTCTCTAGCATCGGCAAGGGAATCGTCGCGGCTAGTTTAGGGCGTCTGCTAAAATCTCGTGACTATTCTGTCTCAATTCTCAAGTTAGACCCATATATTAACGTCGATCCGGGCACCATGAGTCCTTTCCAGCACGGGGAGGTGTTTGTGACGGCAGATGGGGCGGAGACGGATTTGGACTTGGGGCACTATGAACGGTTTACGGATACTTTGATGTCGCGCCTCAACAGCGTCACCACCGGCTCAATTTATCAGGCGGTGATTAATAAAGAGCGTCGCGGGGATTATATGGGGGGTACCGTGCAAGTCATCCCCCACATTACCAATGAAATTAAAGAACGCATCCACCGAGTCGCCAAAAATACAAATCCGGATGTGGTGATTACGGAAATTGGCGGGACGGTGGGCGATATTGAATCGCTGCCATTTTTAGAGGCAATTCGTCAGTTCCGCAAGGATGTGGGGCGGAATAATGTGCTGTATATGCATGTGACTTTGTTGCCCTGGATTCCGGCGGCGGGTGAGATGAAAACCAAGCCGACTCAGCACTCAGTGAAGGAATTGCGTTCGATTGGTATTCAACCAGATATGTTGGTTTGCCGATGCGATCGCCCCTTACAGCCTGGGTTAAAAGAGAAACTCTCAGAATTTTGTGATGTCCCTGTGGCGTCAGTGATTACGTCTCAGGATGCCAGCAGTATCTACGAAGTACCACTCAATTTAGAGCGAGAAGGATTAGCCCATCAAGCGCTGGAACTTTTGCAACTAGAACAGCGCGAACCCGACTTAAGCCAATGGCAGACCATTATTGAGCGCTTATATTGTCCCACCCACGAGATTGAAATTGCTCTAGTTGGGAAGTATATCCGGCTCAATGATGCCTATCTCTCCGTCGTGGAAGCGCTACGTCACGCCGCGATCGCCATGGGAAGTGAACTCAACGTGCGTTGGGTGAACTCAGAAGACATTGAAGCTTATGGTGCAGAGCACTTCCTCGCAGGTGTGAACGGCATTCTGGTTCCAGGAGGTTTTGGCTGTCGGGGTGTTGAAGGTAAGATTGCCGCGATTCAATACGCCCGTGAAAATAAGATTCCTTTCTTGGGCTTATGCTTGGGAATGCAGTGTGCTGTGATCGAATGGGCACAGAATGTTGCCAAACTAGAGGATGCCAATAGTGCCGAATTTGCTCCTCAAGCCAGCAATCCAGTGATTAATCTGTTGCCGGAACAACAGGATGTTGTAGATTTGGGAGGCACGATGCGATTAGGGTTGTATCCTTGCCGTCTGACTCCCAATACCCTGGCGTTCATGTTGTACAAAGAAGAGGTGATTTACGAACGCCATCGGCACCGTTATGAATTTAATAATGCCTACCGCAACCTGTTTTTGGATACAGGCTATGCGATTAGCGGCACATCTCCAGATGGTCGTCTGGTAGAAATGATTGAACTTCCTCAACATCCCTTCTTTATTGCCACTCAATTTCACCCAGAGTTTAGCTCTCGTCCGAGTGCACCTCATCCGTTGTTTCAAGGGTTTATCCAAGCTTCTGGACGCGCCGCCCATGGCGAAGCACCCATCGCGCCCAGCGTTACCTCAAGTGAGCCATCTCCCGCCGAGGTATCCCAACCCATGTCTACTGTGACACCCAGTTGA
- a CDS encoding asparagine synthase-related protein translates to MANFILIIDPDLERRSHFAQTIEPLLPPVTGLITNSCTTGDFYAGWAASPHAPISWDTDHNGATIIWGDAIKSVEATRIDSRELRTLWNDSLNTSVPCFDGFYAAVAYRPDFGLTVGADLLGLFPVYYYTYRDIILVGSSPELFQHHPLFKKAFNPAGLVGILLTNGLIDGQTLWQNVRRLNAGHSLIWQPSVAPTEVKQYQILSSAPDDSYKNLSFSEHLNIVEQVLDQALRSQIPTGERCSLMLSGGLDSRMIAGFLHRQGVETVALTLGKPSDIEMQCAIPVARTLGLKHYKIEISRDRYPLYADPFIKWEHLANGGNGLMRWGIHPHLTKLAPRVVSGYLIDRIIGGKWTYSLPTQALSFDTYFSQINLWGFAPQLLETLLHKDVFGDLVQDTLEVIRKIYNSYSDLDFKRTLCFELYHRQRFHIGSIPWQLCFGAWPVLPFLSKQLLETTAAIPVESLMQRRMQKELVCQRFGQLAALPLDRNDYNTEPLKPRQRRPSIARLYRLQQRLQQRWRRLEQKLGYERRYYYRIYDINHPGWQAVRQQAEPYRPLVRHLFDEQVFDSLLPPPDVPVQFRYDAITEASGIKALLGFLLWSKEHL, encoded by the coding sequence ATGGCTAATTTTATTCTGATTATCGATCCCGATCTAGAACGGCGATCGCATTTCGCTCAAACCATAGAACCTCTGTTACCTCCAGTTACAGGACTCATCACCAATTCCTGCACTACAGGAGATTTCTATGCGGGTTGGGCTGCTAGTCCTCATGCTCCCATTAGCTGGGATACTGACCATAATGGAGCTACCATTATTTGGGGAGACGCCATTAAGTCCGTCGAAGCCACCAGAATTGATAGCCGAGAATTGAGAACTCTCTGGAACGATTCTCTTAATACGAGTGTGCCTTGTTTTGATGGCTTTTATGCAGCCGTTGCCTATCGTCCCGATTTCGGTTTGACTGTAGGAGCCGACCTCCTGGGACTGTTCCCCGTATACTACTATACTTACCGCGACATTATCCTCGTCGGCTCAAGTCCAGAACTTTTCCAACACCATCCTCTATTTAAGAAAGCCTTTAATCCGGCTGGACTGGTTGGTATTTTGCTGACGAATGGACTCATTGATGGTCAAACTTTATGGCAAAATGTTCGACGCCTCAATGCGGGACATTCGCTAATCTGGCAACCGTCCGTAGCTCCGACTGAAGTCAAGCAGTATCAAATTCTCAGCTCGGCACCAGATGACTCTTACAAAAATCTTTCCTTCTCCGAGCATTTGAACATTGTAGAGCAAGTCCTCGACCAAGCTCTAAGAAGTCAAATACCCACCGGAGAACGATGTAGTTTGATGCTTTCCGGAGGGCTAGATTCTCGGATGATCGCAGGGTTCCTCCACCGACAAGGTGTGGAAACCGTAGCCTTAACCTTGGGGAAACCTTCTGATATAGAAATGCAGTGTGCGATTCCCGTTGCTCGTACCCTTGGATTAAAACATTACAAAATAGAGATTTCGCGCGATCGCTATCCTCTCTATGCCGATCCATTCATTAAATGGGAGCATTTAGCAAACGGTGGCAACGGACTTATGCGTTGGGGAATTCATCCTCATTTAACCAAGTTGGCTCCAAGAGTAGTATCAGGCTACCTGATAGATCGAATAATAGGAGGCAAATGGACTTACTCACTCCCAACCCAGGCTCTCTCATTCGACACGTATTTTAGTCAGATTAATTTATGGGGCTTTGCCCCTCAATTGCTAGAAACACTTCTACATAAAGATGTGTTTGGCGATTTGGTTCAAGATACCCTAGAGGTTATTCGGAAAATCTACAACAGCTATTCCGACCTTGACTTCAAACGTACTTTGTGCTTTGAACTTTACCATCGGCAACGGTTTCATATTGGTTCAATACCTTGGCAACTGTGTTTTGGAGCATGGCCTGTTCTGCCATTTCTCTCCAAGCAGCTACTAGAAACAACGGCGGCAATACCTGTAGAGTCGCTCATGCAGCGACGAATGCAAAAAGAACTCGTTTGTCAGCGATTTGGGCAACTCGCTGCCCTACCATTAGACCGCAACGACTACAACACAGAACCTCTAAAACCCCGCCAGCGTCGTCCTTCCATCGCTCGCCTCTATCGCTTACAACAACGATTGCAACAACGATGGAGACGGTTAGAGCAAAAACTAGGATACGAGCGACGCTACTACTACCGAATTTACGACATCAATCACCCTGGATGGCAAGCCGTGCGACAACAGGCAGAACCCTACCGTCCCCTAGTCCGGCATCTTTTTGACGAACAGGTTTTTGATTCCCTACTACCCCCTCCCGATGTTCCTGTACAGTTTCGGTATGATGCAATTACCGAAGCCTCTGGAATTAAAGCGTTGTTAGGATTCTTGCTCTGGTCAAAGGAACACCTGTAA
- a CDS encoding Rieske 2Fe-2S domain-containing protein codes for MTTELKNPVNNDLLAELNNKHYLIVHNFTQKQFYYDSIKQMIFDGIEQIEGVECRRSIEKHGLATMHKYFPVDKVFYLDIFIRKHIHRLQMELAYSFCKNDLKVSTEFFIAPEALVVKICYPFEVAVKSKVTYQQYEQYQAQQLKLSKPFNLKESLKAVKVKTKNLLQKPQTHVGYHDHYPYAAHAYAPHLDSWYRVPLNGINLWWAIAGVQEDNSMVFYPEAFGRYIQYQRDIAYIPPGNTLPKPHKLQLQDGSIFVFNSDLLHGSHLNISNLTRIALSPRVILQKPTFYPDSSNREYSGWHSSKDIGRGEFEKLIKFPKKENWGTLYEGRQKPYVEKRISITLNSSLSEVTPIALCPSDTLSVGEKMLVNFRRESIVILRTIEGLRAVSALCPHLKANLIDGFHDEQHIYCPGHAVTFSLTDGSSKCNLLKVRVYNVYDHDGQILIEKAVNQLDAHLDKSHCTEL; via the coding sequence ATGACTACTGAGCTAAAAAATCCCGTTAATAACGACCTATTGGCAGAACTCAATAATAAGCATTATTTAATCGTCCATAACTTTACACAAAAGCAGTTTTATTATGACTCTATCAAACAGATGATTTTTGACGGAATTGAACAAATTGAAGGAGTTGAATGCCGCCGCTCTATTGAAAAACATGGCTTGGCTACCATGCACAAATATTTTCCTGTAGATAAAGTTTTCTACTTAGATATATTTATTAGAAAGCATATTCACCGATTGCAGATGGAGCTAGCTTACTCATTCTGCAAAAATGATTTGAAGGTATCTACTGAGTTTTTTATAGCGCCAGAGGCTTTAGTAGTTAAAATTTGTTATCCATTTGAGGTAGCTGTAAAATCAAAAGTTACTTACCAGCAATACGAACAATATCAAGCTCAACAATTAAAGTTATCAAAACCATTTAACCTTAAAGAATCTCTAAAAGCCGTTAAAGTCAAGACCAAAAATCTGCTCCAAAAACCTCAGACTCACGTTGGTTATCACGACCATTATCCCTATGCTGCTCATGCTTATGCTCCTCATTTAGATAGTTGGTATAGAGTTCCATTAAATGGGATAAATCTGTGGTGGGCGATTGCGGGTGTCCAAGAAGATAATAGTATGGTTTTTTATCCGGAAGCCTTTGGAAGGTATATTCAGTATCAGCGAGATATTGCTTATATTCCTCCCGGAAATACACTGCCTAAACCACATAAATTACAGCTTCAAGATGGGAGTATTTTTGTATTTAATTCCGATTTATTACATGGAAGTCACTTGAATATTTCAAACCTCACCAGAATTGCGCTCAGTCCCCGAGTAATTTTGCAAAAACCTACCTTTTATCCTGATTCTTCAAACCGAGAATATAGTGGCTGGCATTCCTCTAAAGATATTGGTAGAGGAGAGTTTGAAAAACTGATTAAGTTTCCTAAAAAGGAGAACTGGGGTACTCTCTATGAAGGTAGACAAAAGCCTTATGTAGAAAAACGGATATCCATTACACTAAACTCTAGCCTTTCTGAAGTAACACCGATCGCTTTGTGTCCTTCGGATACTCTTAGCGTTGGCGAAAAAATGCTAGTGAATTTCCGCCGAGAAAGTATTGTCATTCTCAGAACCATTGAAGGACTAAGAGCTGTGAGTGCGCTTTGCCCTCATCTCAAGGCTAACTTAATTGATGGGTTTCATGATGAACAGCATATTTATTGTCCGGGACATGCCGTTACCTTTTCTTTAACCGATGGTTCATCTAAGTGCAACTTACTCAAGGTACGGGTTTATAACGTGTATGATCACGATGGTCAAATCTTAATCGAGAAAGCCGTAAATCAATTGGATGCCCATCTCGACAAAAGCCATTGCACTGAACTCTAA